In Mytilus trossulus isolate FHL-02 chromosome 10, PNRI_Mtr1.1.1.hap1, whole genome shotgun sequence, the DNA window AGGTCTCATTGTTTGTATATAGGGTTCTCCTCACCTCAatctcatttcatggatcattgACTTTAAGTTTTCGTGcatggtcaagtccatatcttaGATGCTATAAGCAATATATCACTATGTTTGGTGtgttgaatgattgtaaggtgtatatgatAGACTGGCAAGTttcatctgactttgacctcattttaatgtttcattggtcaatgttaaatttttattgttaGATCATACCTATTTGGTgccagaaattattgtgatttgtACATGTCTCTGTGGtaggttttatttgactttaaccttttttttcatgatatttttgacaatttaatggtttttttctgttttgtcccCTTCTTCGATTGTATAATCAATAAGGCTTCTCTATATGTTTTGCGAATGAAATGATTGTaatgtgtacatgtctgtctacCAGATTTCATATGATTTCATTGTAATGctttataagtttattttaagtttttatgttttatgttaataAGATTCTATAATCAGTAGGTCAACTATGATTGGtttatgaaatgattgtaaagtCAACATATCTGTCTGGCAGGGTTCATCTGatttttacctcattttcatggttcattattCAACCATTATTATAAAAGAGAAGaagtggtacgattgccaatgagacaaaccATTgcaaccaaatgacacagaaataaacagctATTGATGACTTTATTGGTTTCAAGAAttagcaaagccaataccgcttGTATTCATGGTTATTTCCTTTCCTCAGATTCTATTAGCAACAGATCAAATTTACTTGATGTTCCATGTGAGCCTAGGCTCCGTggtgaagaccgtaccttgacctataatggtttacttttatgaattgtgacttggatggagagttgtctcattggcactcataccacatcttcctttatctatatatagTAAGAACAAGACATGAATGTTACGGTCAGTAGGTATTTGTCATGATCATTCGTTAAATTTTCAGAACAATTGGACAACATTGTAGACGAGAATAATCTTCATGACaaaaatctctattttgttCATCTTGTATTTCAGATCTTTAAGTCTGTTTAGTTTCTCTCTGTTACAGGTTTGTCTCACTTTAAATGCTTTATTGTTCACTGTTATTAATTATCTCATGTTATGAGCATTATAGTCTTACTAGATTTGGTGTATTGTATGGAATTCAATCACAGTAAGTAAAGTATAAGAAACATTTTGATGTTTTGCATTGAATATAAGAAGTTTAAAATACTTATGCCAAGATAAagttctaaaatataaatactgaagTCTTAAATGTATGATATAGATTAATGATCATAGAATGTCGAATTCAAGATGTCCCCTCACCTAGCCCAATTTGCAAAGTTATGAATCAGCCAACAAACCACTATAGCTGCAAGTTTTGTCTATGTTTTTGAAAACTGTTATAAATATACCTGGGGCAGAACTATTCAGAATGGTGAGCTCTATCAATTGTTTATTAACTGCTAAACtatcttataggagttattgccctaaAGGTagtatatatggaagtgtttaacgaccttgactggcttttcagccctcgcacggtcggtaTAAAGGTagcaacaaatggaagttttaacgaacttgactggctatacagcccttgcacggtcggtaatATAAAGGTAGTGTGGGGTATACCGCCTTTTCGAATAGTATAATCTTAGTAAATAATCGGTGTAGTTATTTGaccaaatctgcaaatttggtgacagatttgcaatttattGGTAACACTGTCtatttattcaaagaaaaattgCTTATTCATCGCATTATTGAAAATGTATGAACAAATACCAAATATTTGTGCTTTGAGACTTGATTTTTCAAGTGAGCctttaaggggagataaatcTTTTAGCACAAAACTTATACTAGACATAAAgcgaaattttcatttttttctttaggtagtttcgcatttttgatttatggattttttcaaatataagagctagtgtgcaataaaattcatttttggatagctgagtactAAAATAGCCTTCGTATTAGGTTTTTATGAGCATCAATATCATATAATGTATGttatataggctgttttctgtatgacagtccgtatttgtatgtccataccatacattggtccgtcAATTATTGTAAAGTTGTTTTCCAACTTTTtgtcgcacgaactttgtgatcagattttacgaaaaaaaggAGGCCAAAGACACCCCTTTTTTATtcgatcattaggaagatttatgAAAACAGTTTCTGAAAacgtatcactcaaaggcattgaaattctagtttgatccaattGTTTGGGGGATATGTAACATGTTTACCCGCTCCCCCCCCCTTTTGCAATATTGTATggcaaataaatgcagaatgttgccatggatacacataaaaggaattatttgtcacccttttaacttttagaaatcaaatctatggaataTACtgttacatacatatgcatatgtacaacacaaacaattaggttaatgtattagaaatccaggaaacTTTTTGTCgctaatttttaattatattttcttactgtggagtgctaccttaaaagcaagaaaacaagttttggtgacacttttttttaatttttattttcttaaaaaaaatattataaaacctatattctcatattttatttcaaaattctgtctcgtatatttttttcatgaacaagCTAAGCAAATTTTGGCAATCTCGAAAGGCTTGTTCCTTGAAATAATGCGgcgacccatactttttatcatttaaaaaaaaaaaaaacatagtaaaatcgtcgttttggcaaagtatgagaACATtctgtctttttatttctataccATTGAACAaccttaaatgacaaaattaaacatcCCCCCTcccatttttttatcatcttgAAAACTAATGAGAAACTCTTACTGCAAATATAATAAACCAGACAATATCTACAAATGAATCAACATATTTAAAATCGTCAGTTGAATACTTCTTACttttaaatgatgatttttattaatattttgcaCTTTTGCCTAAAATCTTATCAATTATGATTCATAgatagaaatttgaaaaaagctAAATGATAAGCAAGACAAGATCtaagaataaataaaagttgAGGAAATCGTCTGATGACTCCTTTTTGAAGTAATTgctttttgatgaaatttttcaacaattttttatttttttgtcatacatCTGAAAAATTACGATAAATAGATAAAACTTAGATAATCAATAATGATCAACAAGACAAGATCTACAATCAAGACAAATGGAGGAAATCATCAGACGACACGCTTAGTGTTGCCCTTAAATGacttttgttttgccttttatCTTGTATAATAAAagtgataaaatatatatatagtcacttaaaatcacaaaaaaataatcagcaaAGCAAGATCCactaattttgaaataaatttggcTTATACTTTGTAGACTGTCACTCTTAATAGGAGAGTGATTGCCCTTAAATAAGGATTTTTATTCTCTTTTGCGGTTTGAGCAAAAACTAAAGAAGATTGAGAGAAAGTAAATCATCAATGAGAtcagaaaaacaaaatcaacaaaacagaGTTTTTGTTATGAATGCTATTCTTGTCTTGAGTAATtacctttgtgttaaatttgcATATACAAAAGGGAGCAACACAGGCTTTAGAATATAAACGTATTTCTGATAAACCGCTATCAATACAAAGGTACACAGAAGAACATGGACATTGTATATAATTATCTACCATCATGTGGCATTTAAGAGTAGTAGCAAAGACTGGTTAACTCGTAGTCAGTATTAAGCCAATTCAATGTAAGAACCCAAGATTATCTTGAGAATAACCAGActagtttacttatttttagctcacctggcccgaagggccaagtgagcttttctcatcacttggcgtccgtcgtccgtcgtcgtcgtcgtcgtccatcgtctgtcgtcgttaacttttacaaaaatcttctcctctgaaactacagggccaaatttaaccaaacttggccacaatcatcattgggggtaacttaattaaaaaatgtgtccgacgaccaagccaaccaaccaagatggctgccatggctaaaaatagaacattggaaagcaaatctgacaggggtttaactgttatttaggtcaagatctatctgccctgaaattttcagacaaatcagacaactcgttgttaggttgctgcccctgaattggtaattttaaggaagttttgctgtttttagttaatatcttgaatattattatagatagagataaactgtaaacagcaataatgttcagcaaagtaagatttacaaataagtcaacatgaccgaaatggtcagttgagccctttaggagttattgccctttatagtcaatttttaacaattttcttaaaatttgtaaattttcactataattttccACTGAAATTAACTGGACGTAGTTCATTACAGATACAGATAATtataagcagcaagaatgtttagtaaagtaagatctacacacacatcactatcaccaaaacacaattttgtcatgaatccatctgtgtcctttgtttaatattcacatagaccaaggtgagcgacacaggctctttagagcctctagttctgtATCAGTATCAATAATAATTTAGTGGTAATTTCATTTATGAATATCATAATATCAATTATGTACACCATTTTTGAAAAGGTCGAAGTCAAATCTTATatacttgaatatttttattgaaaggtTGCAATTGTTGTTTAATACCACTTTCAATACTATTGGTTTAGGGTTATTAcgataatgtttaatttatagAGGAAGCCGAAATGCTTTGAAAGAACCGCTGAACTGTAAACTGTGAAGACCACTTGCCTGCATTGGCCCTTACAAAAATTTTGATCACGTGATGCTAGTATTACTAGACTTGCAATTGATTTAATCagaaaaaagaccaaacaaaacacaaagaaAATTCCTTTAGTATTGGCAACGAAATATAATCCATgcattcataaataaaaacaattcattAGTTAACATTGTGATCTACTAAAACAGGATGCAGTTTGCACCGAAATGTTTTCAAGTAAACCAATAATAGCTTATAAAAAGCATAATAATATTGCAGATCTATTGACAACGACAAAGttataataaattgataaactAGGTAAATCCCTGATGATGGCAGGCCTAAGATGCTTTAaccctttcataaatgtaatACATTCACCATTATCATATAATACAAAAACCGCCGAAACACTATATAAGTGTCGGATTGATGTAAAGCAATCGCAAGTCTAGTAATACTAGCATCATGTgatcaatattttgtaatataattaCAATAAGGTACTTATAGTATATATACGGAGTCTCCCGAATAAGATTGTTTGCTATCGAAATTCGATTTGATGTTGGAATACGTGGATGTTAGGTGTCATTTTTATACacagtgtttttgttttcttttgtttgttttttttggccATAGAGTGTCTATACTCCTCGACTTGTTGTTTAAACTGCCCCTTTTTATTGTcctgtatttatttattgttgaaaacggATTCAGTGATCAAACTACTAGTATTAAATATGATCAAATAACAGTTTACGATAACAAGTACATAAAGTAACATAATTTTAAGATACGAAAAGCGAagaattattgtaaaaatatatatatatatatatatatttcagttcaAATCAGTGAAGTATTGGCAGAATGGAGTATGAATAATTCAAACTTTGTTGAGACCAGAGCTGCCAATTGTATATTGGAATGTGCACATAAAAACAGTTGTGTAACTATAACTGGTAGTTCAGGTGTTGGAAAGACAGCAACACTACAATATGTGGCATTAAAAATGAGAGATGAAGGATACAATGTTCTCGTGATAACGAATCTACATGACATTGTGAAGTTTTATAAtccaaaacagaaaatattatttgttattgatGACTTTTGTGGAACTTATTCCATAATCCAGAATGACGTGAACATTCTGGAATCTGATATGAACTTTCTCAAAGTactcattaaaaataaactcacaaaaatcgTTGTGGCATGTCGATTACAAGTTTATCTGGATGACAAGTTTGAATGCTTATCAATTTTTAAGACATGTGTATGTAACCTGCTTTCAGACGAATTCCGTTTATCTCAAACCGAAAAGCAGTCAATTGCAAAATTGTATTTAGAAACAAAAGCATCGAAAATAATTCAGTACTCtgatttacatgattttttcCCACTTCTCTGTAAATTGTATAATGACAAGCCTAAACCAAGTATTACAGATTTCTTCGAGAATCCTTATTCAGTGTATAAAGAAGAGATTGACAAATTGCTTAAAAAAGGACATTTGAGGAAATATTGCGCTTTAGCTTTGTGTGTCATTTTTAATAATAGATTGAAAGAGGAGTTGTTTACAGATGAGGTTAATATAGAAGTGAGAACAAAAATAGAGAACACATGTCAAGCATGTAAACTGAACAGATATACTTCACCACTTTGTCTTCTTGATGAACTGAATTCTCTTGAATATTCTTTTATAAAGAAAGATCAAGATGTATATAAAACTATACATGATAAAGTATTTGACTTCCTGACTTTCtattttggagaaaaaatgATCCAATGTTTAATCAAGAATGCAGACAGTTTGATAATTGGACAGAGATTTTCCTTATATAAACAAGATAACACGAAGCAGTTTATTACTGTAGTACCAACTAAGTGCCATCAGATGTACATAGATAGAATGATTGATGACTGGTCTAATGGTTTTGTGCAGTGTGTGTTTGATAACATTAATATAAAGATACCAGAGTTCAGACAGAGATtcctttgttatttgaaaacatttgaaatatcacgACAGAGACAATTAGCACTAAGCTGTGATGTTAATTCCAAATGTAATGCACTGTTATGTTGTTGCAGAATATGTGATATTAATTTAATTCAGTGGTGTATTTATCATGGTGCTGATGTTAACCAGAGTAAGTGTTGTGGTTTAAGTCCTTTGAATGTAGCATCACTTAGAGGTGCTGTAGAAGTAGTTAAACTATTATTGGTCAACATGGCAGACATTGATAAACCTTCGGAAAACGGAGCATCTCCTTTGTTTCATGCTTGTCTGCAAAATCATATAGAGGTAGTTCAGGTATTACTGGATAACAAggcaaaaattaataaatgtacaGATAAAAGAGCATCTCCTTTGTATATTGCTTGTCTGTGTGATCATATGGAAATTGTAAAGGTTTTACTGGACAACAAAGCAGACATTAATACGTGTGTAGATAATGGGATATCTCCATTGATTGAGGCTTCTGTTAAGAACCATATAAGCATAGCAAAGTTATTATTGGAATACAAGGCCGACATTAATAAGTGTACAGACCATGGTGAATCTGCTTTGTTTGCTGCATgcgaaaaaaatcataaatatatagtacagttattattgaataaaaaggCCGACATTAATAAGTGTACAGACCATGGTGAATCTGCTTTGTTTGTTGCATGcgaaaataatcataaatatatagtacagttattattgaataaagaagcagacattaataagtgtagATATGATGGAGAATCTCCATTGTTTATTGCTTGTTTGAAAAATCATACAGAGATAGTAAAGGTACTACTTGATTATAAGGCTGATATTAATAATTGTACACATGATGGAGTATCTCCCTTGTACATTGCTTGTCAGGATAATCATATAGAGGTAGTAAAGGTATTACTGAATTATAATGCAGATGTTAATAAGTGCAGGGATAATGGAGCCTCTCCTTTGTGTATTGCTTGTGAGGGCAATCATATAGACATATTAGAGTTATTATTGGACAATAAGGCTGATATAAATAAGTGCGTGGATAATGGATCATTTGCTTTATTTATTGCAAGTTGGAAAAACTATGTTGATATAGTACAGATATTATTGAACAACAATGCTGACATTAATAAGTGTACAAATGACGGTTTATCTTCGTTGTTTATTGCTTGTGAGAACAATCATATAGAGGTAGTAAAGGTATTACTGGAAAATAAAGCAGATGTTGATAGCGGTTTGGACATTGGAGCAACTCCTTTGAATATTGCATGTATGAAAAATCATATAGAAATAGTAAAGTTATTATTAGACAACAAAGCAGATATTAATGGGGATAAAGGGGATTCTCCTTTGTGTATTGCTTGTTGTAAAAACTATATTGATATAGTACATACATTATTGGTTTACAAGGCAGACATAAATAAATGTGCAGATGATGGAACATCTCCTTTGTTTATTGCTTGTCAGCATAATCATATAGAAGTAGTAAAGATGTTACTAGAAAACAATGCGGACATTGATAAGTGTACATACAGAGAGGCAACTCCTTTGTACATTGCTTGTTGTTGTAATCATATAGAGGTAGTTAAGCTATTACTGCACAACAAAGCAGACGTTAATAAGTGTACAGAAGATGGAGTATCTCCTTTGTATATTGCTAGTCAGAACAAGCATATAGAGACAGTAAAGGTATTACTGGACAACAAGGCAGACATATTGATATCTAAGGAGATTCAACCTTCTCCTTTGCATACTTCTATGATATAAAGAGGTAGTCAAATTATGCGGTTGTTGCTTTTATGAAGAAACTTATAAATAGTTTTAGAATGGAGAGAAAGAAGAGAGCCGATTGCACTTAGGGAATTGTGTAAAGTAGAGGTAAAAAAAGGGATTATCAAAGGTTAAACGAAGAATAGAGCTCGATAAGTGCAATACACTGGCCAATTGTTCTCCTTTAAATGTGTAGTATTAAAGGTTAAAGTAACATATTTTAAGTTGCTATTCATGAACATTTAAGGAAGAATTGACTTCAAACTAAATTGTAGAAGTTTCACAAGAAATTGTAATTGCAAGTAGTAAATATTTcatgtgtatgttttttttttattgttaacacGCCATATTAAGTGAATTTTTGTTATCGAGAAAAGTATCTTGGTGAATTGTACTTATAACAAGCGTACATGAAGAATTCGTTTGtgtattcaaatgttttaatagttttttgGATTTTGGATTTTTATCTGTTCCAATAGTTACAAAAAGTTATcagaggtaccaggattataatttaatacgccagacgcgggttttgtctacataagacatgtacgaatcatcagtgacgctcagatcaaaatagttataaagccaaacaagtacaaagttcaagagcattcaggacccaaaattccaaacagttTTGCCAAAAatggcttaggtaatctattcctggaataagaaaatacttagttttttttcgaaaattcaaagttttgtaaacaggaaatttataaaaatgaccatttaattgatattcatgtcattaccgaagtgctgactactgggctggtgataccctcggggatgaaacgtccaccaacagtggcatcgCCCCAAtaatgtaaaaagttatcaaaggtgccagctggattataatttaatatgatttgattttaaCCAATTAATGTAGGCAACAGTAGTtaacttatgtttaaatttcatgaaaaaaatctacataTAAAGGTGACAAATAAAAACTGAGGGAATTTCATGAACTCCAAAATGAATGAGACCATGAGTATAGATAATGTAAGGGTGTCCAGTTGTGCATGCCTCTCCCGCTATGCAAATGCATGTTCAGTATAAAAATCACAACCCTTAAATTTACAGATTAGGCGAGTACTCAGGTATCTTGAGTGAAATATATGACTGATGGAAATGTTAAAGGAAAGGTAACtcttataaatacaaataacattCTTATACGAAAGGGAATTAAATGTTATTGTTCTAAATTAAATATCAGACATTTCTTTTTAGGTAAGCTCTttctaatttcacaataaaaGCTTCATACTTGAGTTGCAActgatatttttacaattaattatacccacgctttaaaaaaaaaagtggggaTATACTATTATAcctcagtcagtccgtccgtccgttccaTGAATAGTTTTCGTCGCatctttctcaggaactacattacaaggatgtctgaaatttggtttcagggtttatatgaGTACGCTATACCATGccatgcgttttcagattcatcactcaacaacttcctgtttaccgaaaacTTACATCATTTTACATATGACatccaagttgaaaattttcgtcacatttttctcaggaactacacattaACTTGTATATGATTAACATTTGTGTAGAGCCTGCGACTTCTGTCGCAGAAAGCgagacatagggatagtgatccggcggcgacGGTAGCGTCaacaaatttctaaattttgttgCAAGGTATACAGTATAAATGGAGAACGgacatattatacaaaataaataattttgtttattcattaCAAGTGCGAGAGACAGAAGTAAAAATGTCTAGTCATACTTAACACttatcaaagctggtatatattaaaaatagagAGACAAGATATAACCctatatattaaacattaaataacaaagaaaaaacacattacACTTGTATCAACAGTTCAAATTAACACGAAAGTACAATTTACGAGTACTTGCAGTTAAAGCTAGTTAAAACAAACTCAAAAtcaattaatgataaaaaaaattatgaatcagagactaaaatcaactaaaacacatgCCAGGGGT includes these proteins:
- the LOC134687690 gene encoding uncharacterized protein LOC134687690 — protein: MENKKISQSSGENKMTTICQEEENYVRMSLLLSGISPRAVRVLFDREYAPSCLAASIKKETNKLKDLKQKRVINQSQWDLLFPRNGVPDSNMFDITLMIALLTNLTGLNHYDKLPLVTDTTPAADLGRMKYYRNLIAHNRDGKLDNSFFNTAWEDIIQAVGRLGGKNIFDECKELQIKVLEQSTVPWNIRVQISEVLAEWSMNNSNFVETRAANCILECAHKNSCVTITGSSGVGKTATLQYVALKMRDEGYNVLVITNLHDIVKFYNPKQKILFVIDDFCGTYSIIQNDVNILESDMNFLKVLIKNKLTKIVVACRLQVYLDDKFECLSIFKTCVCNLLSDEFRLSQTEKQSIAKLYLETKASKIIQYSDLHDFFPLLCKLYNDKPKPSITDFFENPYSVYKEEIDKLLKKGHLRKYCALALCVIFNNRLKEELFTDEVNIEVRTKIENTCQACKLNRYTSPLCLLDELNSLEYSFIKKDQDVYKTIHDKVFDFLTFYFGEKMIQCLIKNADSLIIGQRFSLYKQDNTKQFITVVPTKCHQMYIDRMIDDWSNGFVQCVFDNINIKIPEFRQRFLCYLKTFEISRQRQLALSCDVNSKCNALLCCCRICDINLIQWCIYHGADVNQSKCCGLSPLNVASLRGAVEVVKLLLVNMADIDKPSENGASPLFHACLQNHIEVVQVLLDNKAKINKCTDKRASPLYIACLCDHMEIVKVLLDNKADINTCVDNGISPLIEASVKNHISIAKLLLEYKADINKCTDHEADINKCRYDGESPLFIACLKNHTEIVKVLLDYKADINNCTHDGVSPLYIACQDNHIEVVKVLLNYNADVNKCRDNGASPLCIACEGNHIDILELLLDNKADINKCVDNGSFALFIASWKNYVDIVQILLNNNADINKCTNDGLSSLFIACENNHIEVVKVLLENKADVDSGLDIGATPLNIACMKNHIEIVKLLLDNKADINGDKGDSPLCIACCKNYIDIVHTLLVYKADINKCADDGTSPLFIACQHNHIEVVKMLLENNADIDKCTYREATPLYIACCCNHIEVVKLLLHNKADVNKCTEDGVSPLYIASQNKHIETVKVLLDNKADILISKEIQPSPLHTSMI